One genomic segment of Bradyrhizobium prioriisuperbiae includes these proteins:
- a CDS encoding TetR/AcrR family transcriptional regulator: protein MSRQTTIQPKSPARAAKSPATKPAAGKIARRTKASAAPYHHGALQEALLTAAERILERDGLPGLTLRAAAREAGVSHAAPTHHFGDLTGLLSELAAVGFRRFREALLAAADRQTAPGARLDAMGSAYVSFAKTYPGMFTLMFRSERLDPTRSALAEAMEAAGAALGQAVGAQRQETIVKQAPTLQQAARMVRAWSMVHGFAVLLLDGRLGEFLAHLPPGESDATLLEAILSPGSEF from the coding sequence ATGTCCAGACAGACAACGATTCAGCCGAAATCTCCGGCACGGGCCGCCAAATCCCCCGCCACCAAGCCCGCCGCGGGCAAAATCGCGCGCCGGACCAAGGCCTCCGCGGCGCCGTATCATCACGGCGCGCTGCAGGAGGCGCTGCTGACGGCGGCCGAGCGCATTCTCGAGCGCGATGGCCTGCCGGGCCTGACGCTGCGCGCGGCGGCGCGGGAGGCGGGGGTGTCCCACGCCGCGCCGACGCATCATTTCGGCGATCTCACGGGGCTGCTGAGCGAACTCGCCGCGGTGGGGTTTCGGCGCTTCCGCGAGGCGCTGCTTGCCGCCGCCGATCGGCAGACCGCGCCGGGCGCGCGCCTCGACGCCATGGGCAGCGCCTATGTGTCATTCGCCAAGACCTATCCCGGCATGTTCACCCTGATGTTCCGCAGCGAGCGGCTCGATCCCACGCGGTCGGCGCTGGCGGAGGCGATGGAGGCGGCCGGGGCGGCGCTGGGACAGGCCGTCGGCGCGCAACGGCAGGAGACCATCGTCAAGCAGGCGCCGACGCTGCAGCAGGCGGCCCGGATGGTGCGGGCCTGGTCGATGGTGCACGGCTTTGCCGTGCTGCTGCTCGACGGGCGTCTCGGGGAGTTCCTGGCGCATCTGCCGCCCGGCGAGAGCGACGCGACGCTGCTGGAGGCGATACTCAGCCCGGGATCGGAATTTTGA